From Leopardus geoffroyi isolate Oge1 chromosome B4, O.geoffroyi_Oge1_pat1.0, whole genome shotgun sequence, a single genomic window includes:
- the KIAA0930 gene encoding uncharacterized protein KIAA0930 homolog isoform X3 — MKWGNCLPGSLPAWPFPILLGCFKDDRIVFWTWMFSTYFMEKWAPRQDDMLFYVRRKLAYAGSEGSVDGRKPAETEPEVDVEVYRRDSKKLPGLGDPDIDWEESVCLNLILQKLDYMVTCAVCTRADGGDIHIHKKKSQQVFASPSKHPMDSKGEESKISYPNIFFMIDSFEEVFSDMTVGEGEMVCVELVASDKTNMFQGVIFQGSIRYEALKKVYDNRVSVAARMAQKMSFGFYKYNNMEFVRMKGPQGKGHAEMAVSRVSTGDTSPCGTEEDSSPASPMHERVTSFSTPPTPERNNRPAFFSPSLKRKVPRNRIAEMKKSHSANDSEEFFREDNGGADLHNATNLRSRSLSGTGRSLVGSWLKLNRADGNFLLYAHLTYVTLPLHRILTDILEVRQKPILMT, encoded by the exons GGTGCTTCAAGGATGACCGCATCGTCTTCTGGACGTGGATGTTCTCTACCTACTTCATGGAGAAGTGGGCGCCGCGGCAGGACGACATGCTTTTCTACGTGCGCCGGAAGCTGGCATACGCGGGCAGCGAGGGCAGCGTGGACGGAAGGAAG CCGGCAGAGACTGAGCCCGAGGTGGACGTGGAGGTGTACCGGCGTGACTCCAAGAAGCTGCCGGGCCTCGGGGACCCTGACATTGACTGGGAGGAGAGCGTCTGCCTGAATCTCATCCTGCAGAAG CTGGACTACATGGTGACATGCGCCGTGTGTACCCGCGCCGATGGGGGGGACATCCACATCCATAAGAAGAAGTCCCAG CAAGTGTTCGCGTCCCCCAGTAAACACCCCATGGACAGCAAGGGCGAAGAATCCAAGATCAGCTACCCCAACATCTTCTTCATGATCGACAGCTTCGAGGAG GTGTTCAGCGACATgacagtgggggaaggagagatggTCTGTGTGGAGCTGGTGGCCAGTGACAAAACCAACATGTTCCAGGGTGTCATCTTTCAGGGCTCCATCCGCTACGAGGCACTCAAGAAGGTGTATGACAACCGA GTGAGCGTGGCTGCCCGCATGGCACAGAAGATGTCATTCGGCTTTTACAAGTACAACAACATGGAGTTTGTGCGCATGAAGGGACCCCAGGGCAAGGGCCACGCTGAGATGGCAGTCAGCCGCGTGTCTACCGGGGACACCTCCCCCTGCGGGACGGAAGAGGACTCCAGCCCGGCCTCACCCATGCATGAGCGG GTGACCTCCTTCAgcacgccccccaccccggagcGGAACAACCGGCCCGCCTTCTTCTCCCCGTCCCTCAAGAGGAAGGTGCCCCGGAACCGGATCGCTGAGATGAAGAAGTCTCACTCGGCCAACGACAGTGAGGAGTTCTTCCGGGAGGACAACGGAGGGG CGGATCTGCACAATGCCACCAACCTGCGGTCTCGGTCCCTGTCTGGCACGGGGCGGTCCCTGGTTGGGTCCTGGCTGAAGCTGAACAGAGCGGATGGAAATTTCCTTCTCTATGCACACTTGACCTACGTCACTTTGCCGCTGCATCGGATTTTAACAG ACATCCTGGAGGTGCGGCAGAAGCCCATCCTGATGACCTAG
- the KIAA0930 gene encoding uncharacterized protein KIAA0930 homolog isoform X1 has product MLRAIAEERGRLSLRREVCGLGCFKDDRIVFWTWMFSTYFMEKWAPRQDDMLFYVRRKLAYAGSEGSVDGRKPAETEPEVDVEVYRRDSKKLPGLGDPDIDWEESVCLNLILQKLDYMVTCAVCTRADGGDIHIHKKKSQQVFASPSKHPMDSKGEESKISYPNIFFMIDSFEEVFSDMTVGEGEMVCVELVASDKTNMFQGVIFQGSIRYEALKKVYDNRVSVAARMAQKMSFGFYKYNNMEFVRMKGPQGKGHAEMAVSRVSTGDTSPCGTEEDSSPASPMHERVTSFSTPPTPERNNRPAFFSPSLKRKVPRNRIAEMKKSHSANDSEEFFREDNGGADLHNATNLRSRSLSGTGRSLVGSWLKLNRADGNFLLYAHLTYVTLPLHRILTDILEVRQKPILMT; this is encoded by the exons GGTGCTTCAAGGATGACCGCATCGTCTTCTGGACGTGGATGTTCTCTACCTACTTCATGGAGAAGTGGGCGCCGCGGCAGGACGACATGCTTTTCTACGTGCGCCGGAAGCTGGCATACGCGGGCAGCGAGGGCAGCGTGGACGGAAGGAAG CCGGCAGAGACTGAGCCCGAGGTGGACGTGGAGGTGTACCGGCGTGACTCCAAGAAGCTGCCGGGCCTCGGGGACCCTGACATTGACTGGGAGGAGAGCGTCTGCCTGAATCTCATCCTGCAGAAG CTGGACTACATGGTGACATGCGCCGTGTGTACCCGCGCCGATGGGGGGGACATCCACATCCATAAGAAGAAGTCCCAG CAAGTGTTCGCGTCCCCCAGTAAACACCCCATGGACAGCAAGGGCGAAGAATCCAAGATCAGCTACCCCAACATCTTCTTCATGATCGACAGCTTCGAGGAG GTGTTCAGCGACATgacagtgggggaaggagagatggTCTGTGTGGAGCTGGTGGCCAGTGACAAAACCAACATGTTCCAGGGTGTCATCTTTCAGGGCTCCATCCGCTACGAGGCACTCAAGAAGGTGTATGACAACCGA GTGAGCGTGGCTGCCCGCATGGCACAGAAGATGTCATTCGGCTTTTACAAGTACAACAACATGGAGTTTGTGCGCATGAAGGGACCCCAGGGCAAGGGCCACGCTGAGATGGCAGTCAGCCGCGTGTCTACCGGGGACACCTCCCCCTGCGGGACGGAAGAGGACTCCAGCCCGGCCTCACCCATGCATGAGCGG GTGACCTCCTTCAgcacgccccccaccccggagcGGAACAACCGGCCCGCCTTCTTCTCCCCGTCCCTCAAGAGGAAGGTGCCCCGGAACCGGATCGCTGAGATGAAGAAGTCTCACTCGGCCAACGACAGTGAGGAGTTCTTCCGGGAGGACAACGGAGGGG CGGATCTGCACAATGCCACCAACCTGCGGTCTCGGTCCCTGTCTGGCACGGGGCGGTCCCTGGTTGGGTCCTGGCTGAAGCTGAACAGAGCGGATGGAAATTTCCTTCTCTATGCACACTTGACCTACGTCACTTTGCCGCTGCATCGGATTTTAACAG ACATCCTGGAGGTGCGGCAGAAGCCCATCCTGATGACCTAG
- the KIAA0930 gene encoding uncharacterized protein KIAA0930 homolog isoform X2, whose product MLPELDGEKRVATADGGCFKDDRIVFWTWMFSTYFMEKWAPRQDDMLFYVRRKLAYAGSEGSVDGRKPAETEPEVDVEVYRRDSKKLPGLGDPDIDWEESVCLNLILQKLDYMVTCAVCTRADGGDIHIHKKKSQQVFASPSKHPMDSKGEESKISYPNIFFMIDSFEEVFSDMTVGEGEMVCVELVASDKTNMFQGVIFQGSIRYEALKKVYDNRVSVAARMAQKMSFGFYKYNNMEFVRMKGPQGKGHAEMAVSRVSTGDTSPCGTEEDSSPASPMHERVTSFSTPPTPERNNRPAFFSPSLKRKVPRNRIAEMKKSHSANDSEEFFREDNGGADLHNATNLRSRSLSGTGRSLVGSWLKLNRADGNFLLYAHLTYVTLPLHRILTDILEVRQKPILMT is encoded by the exons GGTGCTTCAAGGATGACCGCATCGTCTTCTGGACGTGGATGTTCTCTACCTACTTCATGGAGAAGTGGGCGCCGCGGCAGGACGACATGCTTTTCTACGTGCGCCGGAAGCTGGCATACGCGGGCAGCGAGGGCAGCGTGGACGGAAGGAAG CCGGCAGAGACTGAGCCCGAGGTGGACGTGGAGGTGTACCGGCGTGACTCCAAGAAGCTGCCGGGCCTCGGGGACCCTGACATTGACTGGGAGGAGAGCGTCTGCCTGAATCTCATCCTGCAGAAG CTGGACTACATGGTGACATGCGCCGTGTGTACCCGCGCCGATGGGGGGGACATCCACATCCATAAGAAGAAGTCCCAG CAAGTGTTCGCGTCCCCCAGTAAACACCCCATGGACAGCAAGGGCGAAGAATCCAAGATCAGCTACCCCAACATCTTCTTCATGATCGACAGCTTCGAGGAG GTGTTCAGCGACATgacagtgggggaaggagagatggTCTGTGTGGAGCTGGTGGCCAGTGACAAAACCAACATGTTCCAGGGTGTCATCTTTCAGGGCTCCATCCGCTACGAGGCACTCAAGAAGGTGTATGACAACCGA GTGAGCGTGGCTGCCCGCATGGCACAGAAGATGTCATTCGGCTTTTACAAGTACAACAACATGGAGTTTGTGCGCATGAAGGGACCCCAGGGCAAGGGCCACGCTGAGATGGCAGTCAGCCGCGTGTCTACCGGGGACACCTCCCCCTGCGGGACGGAAGAGGACTCCAGCCCGGCCTCACCCATGCATGAGCGG GTGACCTCCTTCAgcacgccccccaccccggagcGGAACAACCGGCCCGCCTTCTTCTCCCCGTCCCTCAAGAGGAAGGTGCCCCGGAACCGGATCGCTGAGATGAAGAAGTCTCACTCGGCCAACGACAGTGAGGAGTTCTTCCGGGAGGACAACGGAGGGG CGGATCTGCACAATGCCACCAACCTGCGGTCTCGGTCCCTGTCTGGCACGGGGCGGTCCCTGGTTGGGTCCTGGCTGAAGCTGAACAGAGCGGATGGAAATTTCCTTCTCTATGCACACTTGACCTACGTCACTTTGCCGCTGCATCGGATTTTAACAG ACATCCTGGAGGTGCGGCAGAAGCCCATCCTGATGACCTAG